A stretch of Fundicoccus culcitae DNA encodes these proteins:
- a CDS encoding ABC transporter ATP-binding protein, protein MAYIELNNVVKEYRNGEVVTRANDGVDFEIEKGEFVVILGPSGAGKSTTLNIIGGMDQATSGEVILDGENIANYNERELTTFRRNSVGFVFQNYNLIPNLTARENVELMIQISKSDADAVEVLESCGLGQRLDNFPAQLSGGEQQRVSIARAIAGKPKLLLCDEPTGALDQDTGRQILALLYKECKENNTTVVVITHNSMIAEMANRIIHIRNGKVSKVDINEHPKKVDDISW, encoded by the coding sequence ATCGCTTATATTGAACTAAATAATGTTGTGAAAGAATATCGTAATGGAGAAGTCGTTACACGTGCTAATGATGGTGTTGATTTTGAAATCGAAAAAGGTGAATTTGTTGTCATTCTTGGACCTTCAGGCGCAGGGAAGTCAACCACTTTAAATATTATTGGTGGCATGGACCAAGCCACTTCTGGGGAGGTTATTTTAGATGGCGAAAATATCGCAAACTATAATGAACGAGAGCTGACCACGTTTAGACGAAATTCCGTCGGATTTGTTTTCCAAAATTATAATTTAATACCGAATTTAACCGCCAGGGAAAATGTTGAACTGATGATTCAAATCTCTAAAAGTGATGCCGATGCGGTAGAGGTTTTAGAATCGTGTGGGTTAGGCCAACGTTTAGATAATTTTCCAGCCCAATTATCGGGTGGTGAACAACAACGGGTTTCCATTGCACGGGCCATCGCAGGCAAACCGAAACTGCTCTTATGTGATGAGCCAACTGGGGCATTGGATCAAGATACCGGCCGTCAAATTTTAGCTTTATTGTATAAGGAATGTAAGGAAAATAATACCACCGTTGTTGTTATTACCCATAACTCAATGATTGCTGAAATGGCCAATCGGATAATTCACATCCGCAATGGAAAAGTGAGCAAGGTCGATATCAATGAACATCCTAAAAAAGTAGATGACATATCATGGTAG